The Nitrospinaceae bacterium genome has a segment encoding these proteins:
- a CDS encoding cupin domain-containing protein — MPFYNAREIKKARLQDPRNPEGNPGEYQPLAGELMKAGVVTYPKATGSKPHWHEREEQYIYLLEGRRYMRLGDEEKVIGPGDIIHIPRSTLHVGRTLTETAVMFVVKSPAENKDLGADHHYPDDMQEIIDHMDAKAKELT, encoded by the coding sequence ATGCCTTTTTACAACGCGCGGGAGATTAAAAAAGCCAGGCTTCAAGACCCCCGGAATCCGGAAGGGAATCCGGGAGAATATCAGCCGTTGGCGGGGGAGTTGATGAAGGCCGGGGTGGTCACTTACCCGAAAGCCACCGGGTCGAAGCCTCACTGGCACGAGAGGGAGGAGCAATACATTTACCTTTTGGAGGGCAGACGGTACATGCGGCTGGGGGATGAGGAAAAAGTGATTGGCCCCGGCGATATCATTCATATACCCAGGAGCACGCTTCACGTTGGGAGAACCCTGACCGAGACGGCGGTGATGTTTGTCGTGAAGTCACCCGCCGAGAACAAGGATCTCGGGGCGGACCATCACTACCCGGACGATATGCAGGAAATCATCGACCACATGGACGCGAAGGCGAAAGAGTTAACCTAG
- a CDS encoding 2-dehydropantoate 2-reductase, giving the protein MRFGIMATGGVGGYFGGLLSRAGEDIRFIARGKHLEAIRSYGLRIESVDSEFFKLEKVFATDNPNEAGPCDIILYCVKTVANEKTIPAIAPMVGDTTVIINLQNGVDNEEHLAKTYGQNRVMGGAAYIFTALGAPGLIQQIGGPKRIVFGEMGGGPSKRGEEILSTMRSAGINAELSDDIQVELWTKFIFICAVSGMTALTRSPLGVIVASPETHEMMHEIMCEVYEVGRAQGVDLPEDVVENRFRFLDEQNPASKGSLCHDLEAGRRLEIDALCGTVSRMGKEIGIPTPLNDFIYRTLKLADMQISGEIKPIL; this is encoded by the coding sequence TTGCGATTCGGAATTATGGCAACCGGCGGTGTAGGGGGATATTTTGGGGGCTTGCTATCCCGTGCCGGAGAAGATATTCGATTCATCGCTCGAGGAAAACACCTCGAAGCCATTCGAAGCTATGGACTTCGTATTGAGTCTGTGGATTCAGAATTCTTCAAGCTCGAAAAAGTTTTCGCCACAGACAATCCCAACGAGGCTGGGCCTTGTGATATCATACTTTACTGTGTGAAAACCGTCGCAAACGAAAAGACCATCCCAGCTATCGCACCCATGGTCGGCGACACCACAGTCATCATCAATCTCCAAAATGGCGTGGACAACGAAGAACATCTTGCCAAGACCTACGGGCAAAATCGTGTCATGGGCGGAGCTGCTTATATTTTCACCGCACTTGGGGCCCCGGGCCTGATCCAACAGATAGGAGGGCCTAAACGCATCGTCTTTGGAGAGATGGGAGGCGGGCCCAGCAAAAGAGGCGAGGAAATTCTTTCTACCATGAGATCCGCTGGAATCAACGCAGAGTTATCTGATGACATTCAAGTCGAACTCTGGACAAAATTCATCTTCATCTGTGCTGTCAGCGGCATGACAGCCCTCACCCGTTCTCCACTCGGGGTAATAGTAGCCTCTCCAGAAACCCATGAGATGATGCACGAGATCATGTGTGAGGTATATGAAGTTGGGAGGGCGCAGGGAGTAGATTTGCCGGAAGATGTCGTTGAAAACCGATTTCGTTTTCTCGACGAGCAAAATCCGGCCAGCAAAGGTAGCCTCTGTCACGATCTTGAAGCGGGCCGCCGCCTCGAAATTGACGCGCTATGCGGAACTGTCTCTAGAATGGGCAAAGAAATAGGCATCCCTACACCACTCAACGATTTCATCTACCGAACACTCAAGCTCGCAGACATGCAAATTTCTGGAGAAATAAAACCCATTTTATAG
- the feoB gene encoding ferrous iron transport protein B, with the protein MSCCEEADQAVLDSESILLIGNPNVGKSALFQALTNSRVTISNYPGTTISLSSGRMNGHGVTLFDTPGVYGLLPITEDEFITRDALAASEDARLVLVLDAKNLLRGLTIALEVAETGRSFAIALNMEDEARRMGLQIDHEALSGMLGVPVVPTVAVRGEGVEDLIRAIDGAGRPGGIANYPEPLAAALEAVEGRLPESLREKRYLAICLLCGDEGAPEIFRVTLSEADRADIADLRERVSNQLGMPLRAAFMRHRLSRAEGLLREVMTRGTGAGGAVWAERLGEWATHPLWGGFIFFGVLYVLYKFVGEFGAGFLVDLVEVRLFEEMLNPALARWVDFLIPSPFLRDMLVGQYGLFTMGVTYALAIILPLVGTFFVAFSILEDSGYLPRLSLLANRFFRAMGMNGKAVLPMVLGLGCDTMATLTARIMETKKERILVTLLLALGVPCSAQLGVILGMLGASSAAFVLIWVGVIAGVLFLVGFVAARLLPGETSDFLVELPPIRLPRASNVAIKTLARIEWYLKEAVPLFLLGTFCLFLLDRSGLLAGVQVLAAPVVENFLGLPREATESFLIGFFRRDYGAAGLFALAKAGALNPVQVLVSLVTITLFIPCVANFLIIVKERGLRMALGMAAFIFPFAFLVGGALRWSLYLFGVE; encoded by the coding sequence ATGAGTTGTTGCGAAGAAGCTGATCAAGCGGTACTCGATTCCGAATCGATACTCCTGATCGGAAATCCCAACGTGGGAAAGAGCGCCCTGTTTCAGGCGCTCACGAATTCGCGGGTTACGATTTCGAACTACCCGGGTACGACCATCTCCCTCAGCAGCGGGCGCATGAACGGGCACGGGGTTACGCTTTTTGACACGCCCGGCGTCTACGGCCTGCTGCCGATTACCGAGGATGAGTTCATCACACGGGACGCCCTGGCCGCCTCGGAAGACGCGCGTCTTGTCCTCGTGCTCGACGCGAAGAATTTGCTGCGCGGCCTGACCATCGCCCTTGAGGTGGCCGAGACTGGCCGCTCGTTCGCCATCGCGCTGAACATGGAGGACGAGGCCCGGAGGATGGGGCTTCAAATCGATCACGAAGCGCTATCCGGCATGCTGGGCGTTCCGGTGGTGCCGACGGTCGCCGTCCGCGGGGAGGGGGTGGAAGACCTCATCCGGGCGATTGACGGAGCGGGGCGCCCGGGCGGAATCGCGAACTATCCCGAGCCTCTGGCCGCCGCTCTCGAGGCCGTCGAAGGGCGGCTGCCCGAAAGTCTCAGGGAAAAAAGATATCTGGCCATCTGCCTTCTGTGCGGCGACGAGGGCGCGCCGGAGATTTTCCGGGTGACGCTTTCCGAGGCCGATCGGGCCGATATCGCGGACCTCCGCGAGCGCGTGTCGAATCAACTGGGCATGCCCCTGCGGGCCGCGTTCATGCGCCACCGCCTCTCCAGGGCCGAGGGCCTGCTTCGGGAGGTGATGACTCGGGGCACCGGGGCGGGCGGGGCCGTTTGGGCGGAGCGCCTTGGCGAGTGGGCCACCCACCCGCTGTGGGGGGGCTTCATTTTTTTCGGCGTTCTTTATGTCCTTTATAAATTCGTCGGCGAATTCGGTGCCGGTTTTTTGGTGGACCTGGTGGAAGTCCGCCTTTTCGAGGAGATGCTGAACCCCGCCCTTGCCCGCTGGGTGGATTTTCTGATTCCCTCTCCCTTCTTGCGCGATATGCTGGTGGGGCAATACGGTCTGTTCACCATGGGCGTGACCTATGCCCTGGCCATCATCCTGCCCCTGGTGGGTACGTTCTTCGTGGCGTTCTCGATTCTGGAGGACTCGGGCTACCTTCCGCGCCTCTCGCTCCTCGCCAACCGGTTTTTCCGGGCGATGGGGATGAACGGCAAGGCGGTTCTTCCGATGGTGCTCGGGCTGGGTTGCGACACCATGGCCACGCTGACGGCGCGCATCATGGAGACAAAAAAGGAGCGCATTCTGGTGACGCTGCTTCTCGCGCTCGGGGTTCCGTGCTCGGCCCAGCTTGGGGTGATTCTGGGAATGCTGGGCGCAAGCTCGGCCGCCTTTGTCTTGATCTGGGTCGGTGTTATCGCGGGGGTGCTTTTTCTGGTCGGCTTCGTGGCGGCGCGGCTCCTTCCCGGCGAGACTTCTGACTTTTTGGTGGAGTTGCCTCCGATTCGGCTGCCTCGCGCCTCGAACGTGGCGATCAAAACGCTGGCGCGGATTGAGTGGTACCTGAAGGAGGCGGTTCCTCTTTTTCTTCTCGGCACCTTCTGCCTGTTTCTTCTGGACAGGTCGGGGCTCCTGGCAGGCGTGCAGGTTCTCGCCGCGCCGGTGGTGGAAAATTTCCTGGGGCTCCCCCGGGAGGCGACCGAGTCGTTTCTGATCGGATTCTTCCGGCGCGACTACGGGGCGGCGGGGCTATTCGCCCTGGCCAAGGCTGGCGCCCTCAACCCCGTGCAGGTATTGGTAAGTCTGGTGACGATCACGCTTTTCATCCCCTGCGTGGCGAATTTTCTCATCATCGTCAAGGAGCGGGGTCTTCGGATGGCGCTGGGGATGGCGGCGTTTATTTTTCCATTCGCCTTTTTGGTCGGGGGGGCGCTGCGATGGTCACTTTACCTCTTCGGGGTGGAATGA
- a CDS encoding mandelate racemase/muconate lactonizing enzyme family protein → MANEKLTIQTITVSHIRVPLPRPAAVSTFKIPAVDTCAVTLRTREGLSGVGWCAAFGAEKCRALMAMVRDLFGTLINKDANDTEGNWAAMRQAASFVGRDGISAMAIAALDTASWDIKAKAAGLPLWKLIGGARSKIPCYASEGLWINADIESLKEEAASFIERGHTAMKLRVGKPDLAEDIARVAAVREVIGDATLMVDANQGWSVEQAKEACRELAAFDLEWVEEPVDHEDVRGCALVAAETDIPICQGETSWNERGMRHLLVTGACDVLMADLQRCSGPTGWLKAAGAAGEHGTPITSHLFHETSAHLMSAVSGSVWCEHMPWWEPILKEPAPFKDGCIHLTDKPGIGAEWDEEACRKFAPTPGGD, encoded by the coding sequence ATGGCGAACGAAAAGCTCACCATTCAGACCATCACCGTCTCGCACATTCGTGTGCCGCTACCCAGGCCAGCGGCGGTCTCGACTTTTAAAATACCTGCCGTTGATACCTGCGCGGTAACGTTGAGGACCCGCGAGGGCTTGAGCGGGGTGGGTTGGTGCGCCGCCTTTGGCGCGGAAAAATGCCGTGCCCTGATGGCGATGGTGCGCGATCTGTTCGGGACGCTCATCAACAAGGACGCAAATGACACAGAGGGAAACTGGGCGGCCATGCGGCAGGCGGCCAGTTTTGTTGGCCGCGACGGCATCAGCGCGATGGCGATTGCCGCCCTCGACACAGCGAGCTGGGACATCAAGGCCAAGGCCGCCGGGCTCCCGCTCTGGAAGCTGATTGGCGGCGCGCGCTCCAAGATACCCTGCTACGCCAGCGAGGGATTGTGGATCAACGCCGATATTGAATCTCTGAAGGAGGAGGCCGCCTCTTTTATCGAGCGGGGCCACACCGCCATGAAGCTTCGGGTTGGAAAACCCGATCTTGCCGAGGACATTGCCCGCGTTGCTGCCGTGCGCGAGGTGATAGGAGACGCCACCCTCATGGTGGACGCCAATCAGGGCTGGAGTGTCGAGCAGGCCAAGGAGGCCTGCCGCGAGCTTGCCGCGTTTGATCTCGAATGGGTTGAGGAGCCGGTTGATCACGAAGACGTTCGCGGCTGCGCCCTGGTTGCTGCCGAGACCGACATTCCCATCTGCCAGGGGGAGACGAGCTGGAACGAGCGGGGAATGCGCCACCTGCTCGTCACCGGGGCCTGCGACGTTCTGATGGCCGACCTCCAGCGCTGCTCGGGCCCCACCGGATGGCTAAAAGCCGCCGGGGCCGCCGGGGAGCACGGCACGCCGATCACCTCACATCTATTTCACGAAACCTCGGCGCATTTGATGAGCGCTGTTTCAGGCTCTGTTTGGTGCGAGCACATGCCCTGGTGGGAGCCGATTCTAAAAGAGCCCGCCCCTTTTAAAGATGGCTGCATCCATCTCACCGACAAACCCGGCATCGGCGCCGAATGGGACGAGGAGGCATGCCGGAAATTTGCGCCCACCCCGGGCGGGGATTAA
- a CDS encoding ferrous iron transport protein A encodes MMERVNLYSENGRSGAAERCPLCGYRFDMSEMPERGCRICPMKRSCDALICPNCGYCQPQTTRTEAALRRLAGWVRALFRPAAAAGDPKRVRLRDLKRMSWARVLEVNAKSPDTEARLAGMCILPGVVFQVRQQRPAAVVRVDETMLAIDRALAERIWVEPLEGRESTEKMWAAPSQP; translated from the coding sequence ATGATGGAGAGAGTGAATCTGTATTCGGAAAACGGGCGGTCGGGGGCCGCAGAGCGGTGCCCCTTGTGCGGCTACCGGTTCGATATGAGCGAAATGCCCGAGCGGGGCTGCCGGATCTGCCCGATGAAGCGGAGCTGCGACGCGCTGATATGCCCGAACTGCGGCTACTGCCAGCCACAGACGACGCGGACGGAGGCGGCTCTCCGCCGCCTGGCCGGGTGGGTGCGGGCGCTCTTTCGCCCGGCGGCGGCGGCCGGGGACCCGAAGCGGGTCCGCTTGCGGGACCTGAAGCGCATGTCGTGGGCCCGTGTTCTGGAGGTAAACGCGAAATCTCCCGACACCGAGGCCCGCCTGGCCGGGATGTGCATCCTCCCGGGGGTGGTGTTTCAGGTCCGCCAGCAGCGGCCGGCCGCCGTGGTGCGCGTGGACGAGACGATGCTGGCCATCGACCGCGCCCTGGCCGAGCGGATTTGGGTGGAGCCGCTCGAGGGGCGGGAGAGCACCGAGAAGATGTGGGCGGCCCCCTCCCAGCCCTAG
- a CDS encoding MFS transporter — protein sequence MSEIGSRRSIAIFVVYLTGFGQGACFVTFPALGNVFKNQAFHNFSNADFGSLFAPMIALAILTSIFAGPAARRWGLKVVLLAGLISYVLSMGALASTQLILRENVLTYRITLLAISGVGVGVGTTLTALNAYAAGLFSEKSEAALSGLYGIMGVGMALTPLMVGVFIESETWWAAPIVLSVFFLFLSVAVLVLPLWVAPPPPDTEEGGVWSLLRGLPPRVWGYAGFIFLYGICETLFGNWAVIFLHEEKGLSPQLAGLALSVFWAMMTAGRFLAAAISYWFPVRWLLVGMPALILVTLFALPGVEGHIASIAVFGLGGLACSACLPFAVSFAEGECPGTSGLVSGCMVSSVMLGIGAGSWGVGWIQEAGGISFSAIYTGSGVFAAGMVVLAYVLARAPQALVSESAGA from the coding sequence ATGTCCGAAATAGGCTCGCGACGCTCTATCGCCATTTTTGTTGTCTACCTGACAGGGTTTGGTCAGGGTGCGTGTTTCGTCACATTCCCCGCGCTGGGAAATGTCTTCAAAAACCAAGCGTTTCATAATTTTTCCAACGCCGATTTTGGCTCCCTGTTTGCGCCGATGATCGCCCTGGCAATCCTGACCTCGATCTTCGCCGGGCCGGCAGCGAGGCGCTGGGGCCTCAAGGTGGTTTTATTGGCCGGGCTCATTTCCTATGTGCTCTCGATGGGGGCTCTGGCCTCAACACAATTAATTCTGAGGGAGAATGTTCTCACCTACCGGATAACGCTCCTGGCCATTTCCGGCGTCGGGGTTGGAGTCGGAACCACCCTGACGGCGCTGAATGCATATGCGGCGGGCCTATTCAGTGAAAAATCCGAGGCCGCCCTCTCTGGCCTCTACGGAATTATGGGCGTGGGAATGGCCCTTACGCCCTTGATGGTTGGCGTATTTATCGAGTCGGAAACTTGGTGGGCCGCGCCCATTGTACTCAGCGTGTTTTTCCTCTTTCTCTCGGTGGCGGTCCTCGTCCTTCCGTTGTGGGTGGCTCCGCCTCCGCCAGACACCGAGGAGGGCGGCGTGTGGTCGTTGCTTCGGGGCCTGCCGCCACGGGTCTGGGGATACGCGGGTTTTATTTTTCTTTACGGAATCTGCGAGACGCTTTTCGGTAATTGGGCGGTGATTTTTCTTCACGAGGAAAAAGGGCTCTCCCCGCAATTGGCCGGTCTTGCCCTCTCCGTTTTCTGGGCCATGATGACGGCGGGCCGTTTTCTAGCTGCGGCCATTTCCTACTGGTTTCCGGTTCGCTGGCTTCTTGTTGGTATGCCCGCACTTATTCTGGTGACGCTTTTCGCGCTCCCGGGTGTTGAGGGGCATATTGCGAGCATTGCGGTGTTCGGCCTAGGAGGGCTTGCCTGCTCGGCCTGCCTGCCCTTTGCGGTCAGCTTCGCTGAGGGGGAGTGTCCGGGAACATCGGGGCTCGTCTCGGGATGTATGGTCTCCTCCGTTATGCTTGGCATCGGCGCTGGCTCCTGGGGCGTGGGGTGGATACAGGAGGCAGGCGGCATTTCCTTTTCGGCGATCTACACGGGCTCAGGGGTTTTTGCGGCGGGAATGGTTGTTCTCGCCTATGTGCTTGCGCGGGCGCCCCAAGCCCTCGTGTCTGAATCCGCTGGGGCCTAA
- the scpB gene encoding SMC-Scp complex subunit ScpB yields MNNLRYEKGKELQESVFQLEGDNTSSSETAARTLEEHQISGESENTIFGLDKEEDENQEMMVPLELKEEQIDRSIESPTFKINATTTKRKKHSNEIVESSSFRIDISESKVEKFGGTGSAPNTPLLVNLDEAKRIIETLLFATHETLRPRDISMVFRGVENINAKVVRKLLAELKEEYKNRTLQITEVAEGFRMCTRMEFSHWLRRFFKQEKKWRVSNAGLETLAIIAYKQPITKLEVEEIRRVDCGGTINTLLERKMIRILGRRDVVGKPIVYGTTLQFLEHFGFKSLTDLPKPEEFNLNLDFENQGPDSDVIPIKGETNLKMGDNVSEEPVMHQTNGLTNTHANVNSNGEERVREATTSHLIEKNDTN; encoded by the coding sequence ATGAATAATTTAAGATACGAAAAAGGCAAAGAACTACAGGAATCCGTTTTCCAGCTAGAAGGTGACAACACTTCTTCTTCAGAAACAGCCGCCCGCACACTTGAAGAACACCAGATTTCCGGCGAATCAGAAAATACCATCTTTGGACTCGACAAAGAAGAAGATGAAAATCAAGAAATGATGGTCCCACTCGAATTAAAAGAAGAACAAATAGACAGAAGCATCGAATCTCCAACGTTTAAAATCAACGCAACCACAACAAAAAGAAAAAAACACAGCAACGAAATCGTTGAATCCTCTTCGTTCAGAATTGATATCTCAGAAAGTAAAGTCGAAAAATTTGGCGGTACCGGCAGTGCCCCAAATACACCCCTACTCGTAAATCTCGATGAGGCGAAGAGGATTATCGAAACCTTACTCTTCGCCACACATGAAACATTACGCCCCCGTGACATATCAATGGTTTTCAGAGGTGTTGAAAATATAAATGCTAAAGTCGTACGCAAACTCCTCGCAGAGCTAAAGGAAGAATACAAGAATCGCACCCTCCAAATCACCGAAGTGGCAGAAGGCTTCCGCATGTGTACCAGAATGGAGTTCTCCCATTGGTTACGCCGCTTTTTTAAGCAAGAGAAAAAATGGCGCGTATCAAATGCCGGGCTAGAAACACTAGCGATAATTGCATACAAGCAACCCATAACGAAGTTAGAAGTTGAAGAGATTCGAAGGGTGGATTGTGGCGGCACAATCAATACCCTTTTGGAACGTAAAATGATCCGAATTCTCGGGCGCCGAGATGTAGTCGGCAAACCAATCGTTTATGGCACCACACTACAATTCCTTGAACACTTTGGGTTCAAGAGCCTAACAGACTTGCCTAAACCTGAAGAGTTTAATCTGAACCTCGACTTTGAAAATCAAGGTCCAGACTCCGATGTGATTCCTATCAAAGGGGAAACAAATTTGAAGATGGGTGATAATGTCTCCGAAGAGCCAGTTATGCATCAGACTAACGGATTAACTAACACCCATGCTAACGTGAATAGTAACGGGGAAGAGAGAGTGAGAGAGGCCACGACATCCCATCTAATTGAGAAAAACGACACCAACTAA
- a CDS encoding metal-dependent transcriptional regulator — MIDKQSDTAVDQSRIKLSPSLGNYLKAVHDFQAEKGYARVTDIAGALQVAKPAVSAALKNLAQLGLIHHRAYEGVRLTEPGAQMARGISGKFAILSRFITEVLGVDEERAAADAALMEHHASGVTMDRLVDLIRFFEGADQKKALEAFREYRRECESDESCPECEFFCELSTQSSIESQEKTIPINIPAG, encoded by the coding sequence ATGATTGATAAACAATCAGATACGGCGGTTGACCAGTCCCGGATAAAGCTCTCGCCCAGCCTCGGGAATTACCTGAAGGCGGTCCACGACTTTCAGGCGGAAAAGGGCTATGCCCGGGTGACGGACATCGCCGGGGCCCTCCAGGTGGCCAAGCCGGCGGTATCGGCGGCCCTCAAGAATCTCGCGCAGCTCGGGCTGATTCACCACCGCGCTTACGAGGGAGTGCGTCTCACCGAGCCGGGCGCTCAAATGGCCCGGGGGATTTCCGGCAAGTTCGCTATCCTTTCCCGGTTCATCACCGAGGTGCTCGGGGTGGACGAGGAGCGGGCCGCTGCCGACGCCGCCCTGATGGAGCACCATGCCAGCGGCGTTACGATGGACCGGCTGGTCGATCTCATCCGGTTTTTCGAGGGCGCGGATCAGAAAAAAGCGCTTGAGGCGTTCCGGGAATACCGGCGGGAATGCGAGAGCGACGAGAGTTGTCCCGAATGCGAATTTTTCTGTGAGTTGAGTACCCAGTCTTCCATTGAATCACAAGAAAAAACAATTCCGATCAATATTCCGGCGGGCTGA
- a CDS encoding EVE domain-containing protein, translated as MARRYWLMKSEPSAFSFNDLLDSPRNTDHWDGVRNYQARNSMQEMTKGDRVLFYHSSTAPPHVVGIAEIAREAYPDHTAFDEKSKYYDSKSSPDNPRWFMVDVRAIKKLPTIVPLADLKANPKLAKMLVVQKGQRLSVQPVTAAEYTEVLRMAGASAR; from the coding sequence ATGGCGCGCCGCTATTGGCTGATGAAAAGCGAACCATCCGCTTTCTCATTCAACGATCTTCTCGATTCACCCAGGAATACCGACCACTGGGACGGTGTCCGCAATTACCAAGCACGTAACTCGATGCAGGAGATGACAAAAGGGGATCGCGTACTCTTTTACCACTCGAGCACTGCGCCACCCCACGTTGTAGGAATCGCCGAAATCGCCCGCGAGGCATATCCGGACCACACCGCCTTCGACGAGAAATCGAAATATTACGACTCCAAATCCTCGCCCGACAACCCCCGCTGGTTTATGGTCGATGTGCGCGCCATCAAAAAGCTCCCCACAATAGTTCCACTCGCCGATCTCAAGGCCAACCCCAAGCTCGCTAAAATGCTCGTCGTCCAAAAGGGCCAGCGCCTCAGCGTCCAGCCCGTCACGGCCGCTGAGTACACCGAAGTCCTCCGGATGGCGGGTGCGAGCGCCAGATAG
- a CDS encoding SDR family oxidoreductase, with protein MDLEGKVALVTGSSRRIGTAMAVALGERGAAVVVNYFSGKERAEEVVAQVEAAGGRAFAHGADVRDRGDVREMVSRAVETFGGLDILVNNARQIHHRKPFLEVDWEEEMCAQMEVHLGGAFHCCQEAIPHMLKRGGGAIVNMLSTAYRTALTDQHAYGPAKAALRNFTMNLAAEQGPLGIRVNSVSPGHTVSKEYPSRRSGAILDQIRERAALRRVASPEEVAEAVVFLCSDAARHITGVDLPVNGGTAIAL; from the coding sequence ATGGATTTAGAGGGAAAGGTAGCTCTGGTGACGGGCTCAAGTCGGCGAATTGGCACCGCCATGGCTGTGGCGCTGGGCGAGCGGGGCGCCGCCGTCGTGGTTAATTATTTTTCGGGAAAAGAGCGGGCCGAGGAGGTCGTGGCGCAGGTGGAGGCTGCGGGAGGCCGGGCCTTTGCCCATGGGGCCGATGTCCGGGACCGAGGCGACGTGCGAGAGATGGTGTCGCGGGCTGTCGAGACTTTCGGGGGGCTCGACATTCTCGTTAACAATGCGCGCCAGATTCACCACAGAAAGCCTTTTCTTGAGGTGGATTGGGAAGAGGAGATGTGCGCCCAAATGGAAGTGCACCTCGGCGGGGCCTTTCACTGTTGTCAGGAGGCCATTCCCCACATGTTGAAGCGGGGCGGCGGCGCTATCGTCAACATGCTGAGCACCGCCTACCGGACGGCACTCACTGACCAGCACGCCTACGGGCCGGCCAAGGCGGCGCTGCGCAACTTCACCATGAATTTGGCGGCCGAGCAGGGCCCGCTCGGCATTCGGGTGAACTCCGTCTCTCCGGGTCACACGGTTTCAAAAGAATATCCAAGTCGGCGCTCGGGGGCCATTCTCGATCAAATCCGCGAGCGCGCTGCCCTGCGCCGCGTCGCCTCCCCCGAGGAGGTGGCCGAGGCGGTGGTATTTCTTTGCTCGGATGCGGCTCGTCATATCACCGGGGTAGACTTGCCCGTGAACGGGGGAACGGCCATTGCCCTGTAA
- a CDS encoding segregation/condensation protein A — MASAKPEHSNMSESEKSLSASEPNNDLIETMNLKDLNLGSDRSAGSPYSWEIVSPPQVTALEPQNLDKLKEEFQPPHTQKNVNDQFSIKLDVFEGPLELLLHLIREHKLDIYDIPIAFITEQYLRHIEMMKLLNINIASDYLVMASWLVYIKSRTLLPQQGGAEESEEDPEALRLELQRQLLEYQKFKGISQIFRDAEEVQSAIFPRGGNGDGIILNPEDFENPPPLEVTVFDLISAIQKMIEEAGEEGIHLVEVDELEVADRQTHVLDMLENSGPEGVEFENLFKGNGPKRLIIVVTLLAILELIRLSLIIATQSEIYGEIRVHKAIKDDE, encoded by the coding sequence ATGGCGTCAGCTAAGCCAGAGCACTCAAACATGTCAGAATCTGAGAAGAGTTTATCTGCCTCAGAACCTAACAACGACCTTATCGAAACAATGAATCTTAAAGATTTGAATCTAGGGAGCGACCGCTCTGCGGGTTCACCCTATTCTTGGGAGATCGTCTCACCTCCCCAAGTCACCGCTTTGGAACCTCAGAATCTTGATAAATTAAAAGAAGAATTTCAGCCCCCTCACACACAAAAAAACGTCAACGATCAATTCAGCATCAAACTAGACGTATTTGAAGGGCCACTAGAACTTCTGTTACATCTCATCCGCGAACATAAATTAGATATATACGACATTCCTATCGCATTCATCACCGAGCAGTACCTAAGACACATCGAAATGATGAAGCTCCTGAACATTAACATCGCCTCAGATTATCTCGTAATGGCCTCCTGGCTCGTTTATATCAAAAGTCGTACATTACTCCCCCAGCAAGGAGGTGCGGAGGAAAGCGAAGAGGACCCTGAAGCTCTTCGACTAGAACTCCAACGTCAATTGCTTGAGTATCAAAAATTCAAGGGTATAAGCCAAATTTTCCGTGACGCAGAGGAAGTACAGTCAGCCATCTTCCCGAGAGGAGGCAACGGCGACGGAATCATTCTAAATCCAGAAGACTTCGAAAACCCTCCCCCTTTGGAAGTGACCGTTTTTGATCTTATCAGCGCCATCCAAAAGATGATTGAAGAGGCTGGAGAGGAAGGCATTCACCTCGTTGAAGTCGATGAACTCGAAGTGGCTGACCGCCAGACTCATGTACTAGACATGCTTGAAAATTCCGGGCCTGAAGGAGTTGAATTTGAAAATCTATTCAAAGGTAACGGCCCAAAGAGACTCATTATTGTTGTTACATTACTGGCAATTCTCGAGTTAATACGGCTAAGCCTAATTATTGCAACCCAATCAGAAATTTATGGAGAAATTAGAGTCCACAAGGCGATAAAAGACGATGAATAA